Proteins encoded by one window of Prevotella nigrescens:
- a CDS encoding DUF4919 domain-containing protein: MKKNIALILLLVLSLHVLAQDKSPVIHVDWKAIEKTVKTRPDSVKALVARFVQPQMDTTLTLPECILAYYGQSYISKGNETLDVMQMSDSLKVKSAAALRLAEKALTKNPLNADALIGKASILLKRLETNPEDSSEIASEARHCLRIMMQIYDVIGSTGDGTAENPFSVTSVNDEYNFLHYYLEIWKVTGQALIMSRKNKVACDVLHLGEKSNYWDKPDIYFDVTRVLLLEGETFK; encoded by the coding sequence ATGAAAAAAAACATAGCATTAATCTTACTTCTTGTGCTTTCTCTTCATGTTTTGGCGCAGGATAAAAGTCCCGTTATTCATGTAGACTGGAAGGCGATAGAAAAAACTGTAAAAACTCGTCCAGACAGTGTAAAGGCTCTTGTTGCTCGTTTTGTGCAGCCCCAAATGGACACAACTCTTACGTTGCCAGAATGCATTCTTGCCTATTACGGTCAGTCGTATATAAGTAAAGGAAACGAAACATTAGACGTAATGCAGATGAGCGATTCGCTGAAAGTTAAATCGGCTGCAGCACTTAGATTGGCAGAAAAGGCACTTACAAAGAATCCGTTGAATGCCGATGCGCTCATTGGAAAGGCTTCTATTCTTTTGAAACGTCTCGAAACCAATCCTGAAGATTCTTCCGAAATTGCATCAGAAGCACGTCATTGTTTGCGCATTATGATGCAAATATACGATGTTATTGGTTCTACAGGCGATGGAACTGCCGAAAACCCATTTAGCGTAACCAGCGTAAACGATGAATATAACTTCTTGCATTATTATCTCGAAATATGGAAAGTAACAGGACAGGCACTCATTATGTCGCGTAAAAACAAAGTGGCATGCGATGTCTTACACTTAGGCGAAAAGAGCAACTATTGGGATAAGCCCGACATTTATTTCGATGTAACACGTGTGCTCCTACTGGAAGGGGAAACTTTTAAATAA
- a CDS encoding glutathione peroxidase, giving the protein MKKIVLTLLCVLMAVSAVAQKNVYGFKVKDANGHIVKLKNYKGKVMLIVNTATKCGFTPQYEALQKLYDTYKAQGLVVLDFPCNQFGAQAPGTLSEIRAFCTGNYGVTFPQFEKIDVNGKKELPLYTYLKARQGFKGFDTNDKIGKFLDEKFSKQDPNYAKDPSIKWNFTKFLIDREGHVVDRFEPTADMKDVEAGIRAVLKIK; this is encoded by the coding sequence ATGAAAAAGATAGTATTGACACTTTTGTGCGTACTGATGGCTGTTTCTGCCGTGGCTCAAAAGAACGTGTACGGATTTAAAGTGAAAGATGCCAATGGGCATATTGTAAAGCTAAAAAACTATAAAGGCAAGGTTATGCTTATAGTAAACACTGCCACGAAATGCGGTTTCACACCTCAATACGAGGCTTTGCAGAAGCTATACGATACTTATAAGGCGCAAGGGCTGGTTGTTCTCGACTTTCCATGCAACCAATTCGGTGCGCAGGCGCCTGGAACGCTTAGCGAAATCAGGGCTTTTTGCACGGGAAACTATGGCGTTACCTTCCCGCAATTCGAAAAGATAGACGTGAACGGCAAGAAAGAGCTGCCGCTCTACACCTATTTAAAAGCACGACAAGGCTTTAAAGGATTTGACACAAACGACAAAATAGGCAAGTTTCTCGACGAAAAGTTCAGCAAGCAGGACCCTAACTACGCAAAAGATCCAAGCATTAAGTGGAACTTTACGAAGTTCTTAATAGACCGTGAGGGGCACGTCGTGGACCGTTTCGAACCTACAGCTGATATGAAAGATGTTGAAGCGGGCATTCGTGCAGTACTGAAAATAAAGTAA
- a CDS encoding SIR2 family NAD-dependent protein deacylase: MKKIVFLTGAGMSVESGFKTFRGNDGLWEDYPVEKVATHEAWENDPEFINNFYNGLRKKLFAAKPNDGHKLIKQLEDHYEVTVITQNVDDLHEKAGSTNVIHLHGELKKVCSSADAYNPKYRKELTEDVPDVLPGEKAGDGSLLRPFIVFFGESVPMIEPAAKEVSEADIFVIIGTSLNVYPAAGLVHYVRTDVPIYLIDPNDLDSKHGANVTVIRKGASEGMRELMKKL; this comes from the coding sequence ATGAAGAAAATAGTGTTTTTAACAGGAGCAGGCATGTCGGTGGAAAGCGGTTTCAAGACTTTCCGGGGCAACGACGGCTTGTGGGAAGATTATCCGGTGGAGAAAGTGGCTACCCACGAGGCTTGGGAGAACGACCCAGAGTTTATAAACAACTTCTATAATGGCTTGAGAAAGAAGCTATTTGCAGCGAAACCCAACGATGGGCACAAGCTTATAAAACAGTTAGAAGACCATTATGAGGTTACCGTAATTACTCAGAATGTTGACGATTTGCACGAAAAGGCTGGTTCAACCAACGTTATCCACTTGCATGGAGAGCTGAAAAAGGTTTGTTCGAGTGCTGATGCGTACAACCCGAAATACAGAAAGGAACTTACAGAAGACGTTCCTGACGTTTTGCCGGGCGAAAAAGCTGGAGACGGAAGCCTGCTTCGACCTTTCATCGTGTTCTTCGGAGAGAGTGTTCCGATGATAGAACCTGCTGCAAAAGAGGTGTCGGAAGCTGATATTTTCGTTATCATTGGCACGTCGCTCAATGTTTATCCAGCTGCCGGCTTGGTGCATTATGTCCGTACCGACGTTCCTATCTACTTAATAGACCCTAACGATTTAGACTCGAAACATGGTGCGAATGTTACGGTTATTCGTAAGGGTGCAAGCGAAGGAATGCGCGAACTGATGAAAAAACTTTAG
- a CDS encoding FKBP-type peptidyl-prolyl cis-trans isomerase produces MDKLSYALGIGIGTQLRGMGATNLNIDDFAQAIKDAIAGKKLKVDNKEAQTLVNNFFAEQQARKEAAAAEAGRAAKAVGEDFLAENAKKDNIVVLPSGLQYEVIREGNGKKPSATSKVKCHYEGTLIDGTKFDSSYDRGEPATFGLNQVIAGWTEGLQLMSEGAKYRFFIPYNLGYGERGAGASIPPYAALVFDVELIEVQ; encoded by the coding sequence ATGGATAAATTAAGCTACGCCTTGGGTATCGGCATCGGTACACAGCTCAGAGGAATGGGAGCAACCAACTTGAACATTGACGATTTCGCACAGGCGATTAAAGATGCAATAGCTGGTAAAAAGCTAAAAGTAGACAATAAGGAAGCGCAGACCCTCGTTAACAACTTCTTTGCAGAGCAACAGGCAAGGAAAGAGGCTGCCGCTGCAGAAGCAGGCAGGGCTGCCAAGGCTGTAGGAGAGGACTTTTTGGCAGAGAATGCAAAGAAAGACAATATAGTTGTGCTGCCTTCAGGACTCCAATACGAGGTTATCAGAGAAGGAAATGGCAAGAAGCCAAGCGCAACAAGCAAGGTGAAGTGCCACTACGAGGGTACGCTCATAGACGGAACCAAGTTCGACAGTTCGTACGACCGTGGCGAACCGGCTACGTTTGGGCTGAACCAGGTAATCGCAGGTTGGACCGAAGGCTTGCAACTTATGAGCGAAGGAGCCAAATATCGCTTCTTCATACCTTACAACTTAGGCTACGGCGAACGTGGCGCAGGTGCTTCAATACCTCCATACGCAGCATTGGTGTTTGATGTAGAACTTATAGAGGTGCAATAA
- a CDS encoding FKBP-type peptidyl-prolyl cis-trans isomerase, whose amino-acid sequence MKKLTVVAALAIAAVGFTACGNQTPKEDLKSDVDSLSYAFGVDQGQGVKKYLQQMNIDTAYINEFIKGLNDGATSMDDKKKAAYNAGVGVGMNMNMVIKNQINKSIFGEDSTQSISLSNFLAGFAASAKGNNKSMTIEKARQIEQRVPQAIQAKTAEKKYGENKKKNDAFMAKIAKTPGMKALKQGVYYKEIKAGTGAKPTASQVVKISYEGKTIEGKMFDKNDNMAMQIGQAVPGFNEALLNMPVGSKWEVYIPYAAGYGAQQPSPDIKPFSTLIFTIELLSIEKAAPEAAAANPRR is encoded by the coding sequence ATGAAGAAACTTACAGTTGTAGCCGCATTGGCTATCGCCGCAGTAGGCTTTACGGCATGCGGCAATCAGACTCCAAAAGAAGACTTAAAGTCTGACGTTGATTCTTTAAGCTATGCCTTTGGTGTAGACCAAGGTCAGGGTGTAAAAAAGTATTTACAGCAGATGAATATCGACACTGCCTACATCAACGAGTTCATTAAAGGTTTGAACGACGGTGCAACAAGCATGGACGACAAGAAGAAAGCTGCTTACAATGCCGGTGTTGGCGTGGGTATGAATATGAATATGGTTATTAAAAACCAAATCAACAAGAGCATCTTCGGTGAAGACTCTACCCAATCTATCTCGCTAAGCAACTTCCTTGCAGGTTTTGCTGCAAGTGCAAAGGGCAACAACAAGAGCATGACCATAGAGAAAGCACGCCAGATTGAGCAAAGAGTTCCACAAGCCATTCAAGCTAAGACAGCCGAAAAGAAGTACGGAGAGAACAAGAAAAAGAACGACGCTTTTATGGCAAAAATAGCTAAAACCCCAGGAATGAAGGCTCTGAAACAAGGCGTTTACTATAAGGAAATAAAGGCTGGAACAGGTGCAAAGCCTACAGCATCGCAAGTGGTAAAGATTAGCTACGAAGGCAAGACAATCGAAGGTAAGATGTTCGACAAGAACGATAACATGGCAATGCAGATAGGACAGGCTGTCCCTGGCTTCAACGAAGCATTGCTGAACATGCCTGTTGGCTCTAAGTGGGAGGTCTACATTCCTTACGCAGCAGGTTATGGCGCACAGCAGCCAAGCCCTGATATCAAGCCTTTCTCTACTTTGATATTCACCATAGAACTCTTGTCTATCGAGAAAGCTGCACCTGAAGCTGCTGCGGCGAACCCAAGAAGATAA